Proteins from one Planctomyces sp. SH-PL62 genomic window:
- a CDS encoding terminase small subunit, whose translation MDLTYRRRLFVEAFVGPALGNSTEAARRAGYRQPHMAGPRLMANDVIRAAISGRTASAALDADEILARLAEIATSDMRHFLRFDDEGRVSLDLVRAKREDRLRLIKRFKLTTRTTTTREGETVETRVELELLDKLDALDKLARYHGLYRERRESSLFDLEALLADDIPEIDPTTPGPRIPAV comes from the coding sequence ATGGACCTGACCTATCGTCGACGCCTGTTCGTCGAAGCGTTCGTCGGCCCTGCGCTGGGCAACTCGACCGAGGCCGCGAGACGCGCCGGATATCGGCAGCCCCACATGGCTGGGCCGAGATTGATGGCGAATGATGTAATCCGGGCCGCGATCTCGGGCCGGACGGCCTCCGCAGCGCTGGACGCGGACGAGATCCTCGCCCGACTCGCCGAGATCGCCACCAGCGACATGCGGCATTTCCTCCGCTTCGACGACGAGGGTCGGGTCTCGCTCGACCTGGTGAGGGCGAAGCGGGAAGACCGGCTCCGTCTGATCAAGCGGTTCAAGCTCACGACCCGCACGACGACGACCCGGGAGGGTGAGACCGTGGAAACGCGCGTGGAATTGGAACTGCTCGACAAGCTCGACGCGCTGGACAAACTGGCCCGCTATCACGGCCTGTACCGCGAACGCCGGGAATCGTCGTTGTTCGACCTGGAGGCGCTGCTGGCCGACGACATCCCCGAAATCGACCCGACCACCCCCGGACCTCGCATCCCGGCGGTATGA
- a CDS encoding DUF5681 domain-containing protein, protein MPSSDTQFQAGRSGNPAGRPKGSRSARDAFRRVLAQPDPTAPERTTLDAWAAEIVNGATTVGDRLAVLKWLEGASPPAGAGEPQTTLADVARRMAEKFPRINIPGVARAASASEREAISGDET, encoded by the coding sequence ATGCCTTCATCCGACACGCAATTCCAGGCCGGACGGAGCGGCAACCCCGCCGGCCGCCCCAAGGGCTCCAGGAGCGCCCGAGACGCGTTCCGGCGGGTCCTCGCCCAACCTGACCCGACGGCACCGGAGCGGACCACCCTGGACGCGTGGGCGGCCGAGATCGTGAACGGCGCGACCACGGTCGGGGACCGGCTCGCCGTACTCAAGTGGCTCGAAGGCGCGTCGCCTCCGGCCGGAGCCGGAGAACCGCAGACCACGCTGGCCGACGTCGCGAGAAGGATGGCCGAGAAATTCCCCCGGATCAACATCCCGGGCGTCGCCCGAGCGGCCTCGGCATCCGAGCGGGAAGCCATCTCGGGCGACGAGACGTGA
- a CDS encoding N-6 DNA methylase: MTVVELLAQIARRDNTRSEATLQADIRQLVLTAPLSLRAEDVVTADLETPVGLRRRIDIEVGSCLIEVKRDLSAGNVLPDAISQIAGYLAARQIETGCRYVGILTDGADWRCVCLPGEAEAGPPREVSAYKLSATKPDPEPFLIWLEGVLATARDIPATPREIRRRLGAGSSAHDLDRDTLLALFTRHRDHPAVLMKRQLWARLLTTALGTQFEDSDDLFVEHTYLVNTAEIIAHALVGFDLESIAPASLLSGGKFEQSGITGVVEADFFDWVAHVPGGEPFVRSLARRVGRFRWQDVSGDVLKVLYESVITAPTRKRLGEYYTPDWLAERVVSATIERPLETRALDPSCGSGTFLFHAARRYLASAEAAGLPLPTALSGLTRHVLGMDLHPVAVTLARVTYLLAIGRDRLTHPERGPIQVPVYLGDAVQWKREAQDLFSGGNLVIETDDRKQLFESELRFPEEVLEDPGRFNQIVESMTKLAGGRKPGSSVPKLSALYQRYAVSLTAQKTLDETFQTLCDLHDEGRDHIWSYYVRNLARPWWLALPQNRVDALIGNPPWLAFRFMTEAMQKAFREYSDERGLWHGAKVATHQDLSGLFLVRAVERYLKIGGRFGFVMPNAAVDRGQFQGLRTGRYKLPNAQAPVSIAFDPAWDLRRIRPHFFPRGSAVLFGTRADQPRPLPTDVTIWSGRVSEQNANWDAVASSLMQASGKSRPSGDDPTSPWAERFRNGATIFPRFLFFVTRQAAGPLGMPAGKVAVRSLQRNNDKKPWKDLPALEGVVETEFIRPVLLGESVIPYRIAEAFEAVLPWDREGLMDGLSDRLDAYEGLANWWRRAEAIWEKHRSSDRLTLCGQLDYRHKFQHQFPLQPERIVYAGSGMHLVASRLSDRRAVIEHGLYWATAASTAEAQYLCAILNSASLTELVRPFMSYGKDERHFDKHIWQVPVPLYDPTVDLHARLSARGAELEAAVGALEIDPGRHFAAVRRDVRAFIAESEAGRDVEALVEELLS, translated from the coding sequence ATGACGGTCGTCGAACTCCTCGCCCAGATCGCCCGGCGCGACAACACTCGATCCGAGGCGACTCTACAGGCGGATATCCGACAACTCGTCCTGACGGCTCCGCTGTCGCTTAGGGCGGAGGATGTCGTCACCGCGGACCTGGAAACGCCGGTCGGCCTCCGCCGACGGATCGATATCGAGGTCGGGAGCTGTCTGATCGAGGTCAAGCGGGACCTCTCGGCGGGCAACGTCCTGCCCGATGCGATCTCACAGATAGCCGGCTACCTGGCGGCCCGACAGATCGAGACCGGCTGTCGATACGTCGGCATCCTCACCGACGGCGCCGACTGGCGGTGCGTCTGCCTGCCGGGCGAGGCGGAAGCGGGTCCGCCGCGCGAGGTTTCGGCCTACAAGCTGTCGGCCACGAAACCGGACCCCGAGCCGTTCCTGATCTGGCTGGAAGGCGTGCTGGCCACGGCGCGGGACATCCCAGCGACCCCACGGGAGATCCGTCGGCGGCTGGGGGCGGGGAGTTCGGCCCACGACCTGGACCGCGATACGCTGCTCGCGCTCTTCACTCGGCATCGCGACCACCCCGCCGTGCTCATGAAGCGACAGCTTTGGGCCCGGTTGCTCACAACCGCCCTCGGGACGCAATTCGAGGACAGCGACGACCTCTTCGTCGAACACACCTACCTGGTGAACACGGCCGAGATCATCGCCCATGCTCTAGTGGGCTTCGACCTCGAATCCATCGCGCCGGCGTCGCTGCTGAGCGGCGGCAAATTCGAACAGAGCGGCATCACCGGCGTCGTCGAAGCGGACTTCTTCGATTGGGTGGCCCACGTCCCGGGGGGCGAGCCGTTCGTGCGCTCCCTGGCCCGTCGCGTGGGCCGGTTCCGCTGGCAGGATGTGAGCGGCGACGTCCTCAAAGTGCTCTACGAGTCCGTCATCACGGCCCCGACGCGGAAGCGGCTCGGCGAATACTACACGCCCGACTGGCTCGCCGAGCGCGTCGTCTCGGCCACGATCGAGCGGCCCTTGGAGACACGGGCTCTCGATCCCTCGTGCGGCTCCGGCACCTTCCTTTTCCACGCCGCCCGGCGATACCTCGCCAGCGCCGAGGCGGCGGGCCTCCCCCTTCCGACGGCCCTGTCCGGCCTCACGCGCCACGTTCTGGGCATGGACCTGCACCCCGTGGCCGTGACTCTGGCCCGCGTGACGTACCTGCTGGCCATCGGCCGCGATCGCCTCACGCATCCGGAGCGCGGCCCGATCCAGGTGCCCGTGTACCTGGGCGACGCCGTGCAGTGGAAACGCGAGGCGCAGGACCTGTTCTCCGGCGGCAATCTGGTCATCGAGACCGACGACCGCAAACAACTCTTCGAATCGGAACTCCGCTTCCCGGAAGAGGTCCTCGAAGACCCGGGGCGATTCAATCAGATCGTCGAGTCGATGACGAAGCTGGCGGGTGGTCGCAAGCCGGGCAGCTCCGTTCCGAAGCTCTCGGCGCTCTACCAGAGATACGCCGTGTCTCTCACCGCCCAAAAGACGCTGGACGAGACGTTCCAGACCCTGTGCGACCTCCACGATGAGGGTCGCGACCACATCTGGAGCTACTACGTTCGCAACCTGGCCCGGCCTTGGTGGCTGGCCCTGCCTCAGAACCGCGTCGACGCGCTGATCGGAAACCCGCCCTGGCTGGCCTTCCGGTTCATGACCGAGGCGATGCAGAAGGCGTTCCGCGAATACAGCGACGAACGGGGCCTCTGGCACGGGGCTAAGGTGGCCACGCATCAGGATCTTTCCGGACTGTTCCTGGTGCGGGCGGTCGAGCGCTATTTGAAGATCGGCGGGCGGTTCGGCTTCGTCATGCCGAACGCGGCCGTCGACCGGGGACAGTTCCAGGGGCTGCGCACGGGAAGGTACAAGCTCCCGAACGCACAGGCTCCCGTATCCATCGCGTTCGATCCGGCCTGGGATCTGCGCCGCATCCGACCGCACTTCTTCCCCCGTGGCTCCGCCGTGCTGTTCGGGACGCGGGCCGACCAGCCGAGACCGCTACCGACGGACGTGACGATCTGGTCCGGCCGAGTCTCCGAGCAGAACGCCAACTGGGATGCGGTCGCGAGCAGTCTCATGCAAGCCTCGGGGAAATCTCGTCCGTCGGGCGACGACCCCACCTCGCCGTGGGCGGAACGCTTCCGGAATGGAGCGACGATCTTTCCACGATTCCTCTTCTTCGTCACGCGCCAGGCCGCGGGGCCGCTGGGGATGCCTGCAGGCAAGGTCGCCGTTCGCTCGCTCCAACGCAACAACGACAAGAAACCCTGGAAAGACCTGCCGGCCCTGGAAGGCGTCGTCGAAACGGAGTTCATCCGGCCCGTCCTGCTAGGCGAAAGCGTCATCCCCTACCGCATCGCGGAGGCATTCGAAGCGGTGCTTCCCTGGGATCGAGAGGGGCTCATGGACGGCCTATCCGATCGGCTCGACGCTTATGAAGGATTGGCCAATTGGTGGCGTCGTGCGGAAGCGATCTGGGAGAAGCACCGATCCAGCGACCGATTGACGCTATGTGGCCAGCTTGACTACCGACACAAATTCCAGCATCAATTCCCCCTCCAACCGGAACGCATCGTGTACGCCGGTTCGGGAATGCACCTCGTGGCCTCACGGCTCAGCGATCGTCGGGCCGTGATCGAACATGGGCTCTACTGGGCGACCGCCGCCTCGACGGCCGAGGCTCAATACCTCTGCGCCATCCTGAATTCCGCAAGCCTCACGGAACTCGTGCGGCCGTTCATGAGCTACGGGAAGGACGAGCGGCACTTCGACAAACATATCTGGCAGGTGCCGGTTCCCCTGTACGATCCGACCGTCGACCTCCATGCCCGCCTTTCCGCCCGGGGGGCAGAACTGGAAGCGGCCGTGGGGGCGCTCGAAATCGATCCCGGTCGGCACTTCGCAGCCGTCAGGCGAGACGTCCGCGCGTTCATTGCCGAGAGCGAGGCGGGCCGAGACGTGGAAGCGCTGGTGGAAGAGTTGCTGAGCTGA
- a CDS encoding ScyD/ScyE family protein, with the protein MMRGRFGFLVGIVGLALCLSPTGAGAGYTTAVVMVGLDNPRGLAWGPDGSLYVAEAGRGGDGPSIVSGDGQTVSYGATGALSRLRNGVQERVVTGLPSLAAAGGGNASGLQDIAFSSSGELYGVIGLGADPASRAQLGAVGDEFGRLVRLPLDGAPVAGLANLADYEASQNPDGGAVDSNPFGLAAAPGGGFLVTDAGANAVLSVTDQGVVTTLAVLPPRPNPLPFGPPVYQSVPTGIAVGPDQSIYFGELTGFPFPPGAANIYRIDPMTGQPIVAFDGFTNLMDLAFGPDGALYALQLTTNGLASSTGPGSGILSRIDLLTGERTVIVGDGLGFPTAIAFGPDGAIYVTTQGASAGEGQVLRISAVPEPSTLVLLGLGLAGLVGCSRRGR; encoded by the coding sequence ATGATGCGCGGAAGATTCGGCTTCTTGGTTGGGATCGTCGGCCTGGCGCTCTGCCTCTCGCCGACGGGCGCCGGGGCGGGATACACGACTGCCGTGGTGATGGTCGGCCTGGATAACCCCCGGGGCCTCGCCTGGGGCCCGGACGGCAGCCTCTACGTCGCGGAGGCGGGCCGCGGGGGCGACGGCCCCAGCATCGTGTCCGGCGACGGCCAGACGGTCTCCTACGGCGCGACCGGCGCGCTCAGCCGGTTGCGCAACGGGGTGCAGGAACGCGTCGTGACCGGCCTGCCCTCGCTCGCGGCCGCCGGCGGCGGCAACGCGTCCGGCCTGCAGGACATCGCCTTCAGCAGCTCGGGCGAGCTTTACGGCGTGATCGGCCTGGGCGCCGATCCGGCCTCGCGCGCCCAACTCGGGGCCGTCGGCGACGAATTCGGCCGACTGGTCCGGCTGCCCCTGGACGGCGCGCCCGTCGCGGGCCTCGCGAACCTCGCCGACTACGAAGCCTCGCAGAATCCTGACGGGGGGGCCGTCGATTCCAACCCGTTCGGGCTGGCGGCCGCCCCCGGGGGCGGGTTCTTGGTCACGGACGCCGGCGCGAACGCCGTCCTCAGCGTGACCGATCAGGGGGTCGTCACGACGCTGGCGGTCCTGCCGCCGCGCCCGAACCCGCTGCCGTTCGGCCCGCCGGTCTACCAGTCCGTGCCCACCGGCATCGCCGTGGGCCCCGACCAGTCGATCTACTTCGGCGAGTTGACGGGCTTTCCGTTCCCCCCCGGGGCCGCGAACATCTACCGCATCGACCCGATGACGGGGCAGCCGATCGTCGCCTTCGACGGCTTCACGAATCTCATGGACCTGGCCTTCGGCCCCGACGGCGCCTTGTACGCGCTGCAACTCACGACCAACGGCCTGGCCTCGTCGACCGGCCCCGGGTCGGGGATCCTCAGCCGGATCGACCTGCTGACCGGCGAGCGGACCGTGATCGTCGGCGACGGTCTCGGCTTCCCGACGGCGATCGCCTTCGGCCCGGATGGCGCGATCTACGTGACCACCCAGGGCGCCTCGGCGGGCGAGGGCCAGGTCCTGCGGATCTCGGCCGTCCCCGAGCCCTCGACCCTGGTGCTGCTCGGCCTCGGCCTCGCCGGCCTGGTCGGCTGCTCGCGCCGCGGTCGCTAA
- a CDS encoding ThuA domain-containing protein — MTIEGFQGRAHGPRLWRRWVASALAAFALAAGSASGAGVEPWADPGLPVRDGLRAWLDAGRRPDGVASASDAPLAAWPDASGEGRSFEQPEAKSRPRLVEADGRAFVRFDGVDDFLEAKGLDAGASEATAFLVVAPTTNLGMFRGLLAGAERGRNDYTSGLTIDLGPFASTRLDAINVEGRGFQGFFNVVDAPRDFREFVTIMVRIGTGPPGAEIATTIDGRPQQPRPRRIEPMRLDRLTLGARLYSNEARPPYVQGFLHGDLAEVLLYDRALPDAEADAVRDYLDAKHRGLTDVLRKLPEPDGRRRLELVENPPPFQMLVPGFEVFELPLDLKNVNNVRRRPDGKLLAVGYDGMIHLLSDTDGDGLEDRAEVFWDGRGSIVSPLDAALTPPGYPLGAGLFIPCKGKCVLIVDGDGDDRADREIVVAEGWPELVHSVDAMGVALAPDGSILLGTGCQDFVNAYQLDPSGEARYDVRSERGAILKVSPDFKSREIVATGVRFSVGLEFNAEGDLFATDQEGATWLPNGNPFDELLHIRAGRHYGFPARHARHLPDVIDEPSTFDYAPQHQSTCGLTFNGMGDEPRFGPSWWGGDALVTGYSRGKLYRTHLVKVRGEYVARTDQIATAGMLLIDACVGADGSLVVAAHSGMPDWGSGPEGKGKLYKIRHAAPDLPQPTLAWSSGPHEVRIAFDRPIDPKTLHDVSKRVQIEFGRAVAPADRFEALRPGYAVVAMQLAAPRDLLAVRSVGLSADRRTLLLTTDAQSSPLPHAITLPGLGRTDPVAGTGALPQRPETDLAFALAGVDARWEADADGRATTLWLPHLDLAAARGLTLASAEHDHFWADLEAPGVLTLRAQVRLKDLLRPAVQPGSTVDSGLPAEQPTLTVKGRSGTRAEAPGARVETRDAGDGLVEIALTFDAVSDDPIPIVVTCPTGPGATLEVAYHTNEDSRPRLLSPGRILVPWAGASEDGTPEPSREATFPPEFAGGDRRKGREVFLGAVGQCSKCHTVRGEGGRIGPDLSNLVERDFASVLRDVSQPSVAINPDYVTYQVALADGRALTGSLRSEGDRLHVGLTTGEEVVLSRNDVEELKPTGISTMPEGLSAAIGAEDLKHLMAFLLLPPPGPAPIHRDDALPPRSRAEWDAATKGRKAPADAAAKPLRITLAAGPKDHGVDEHDYPLWLERWAPLLRSAPNVTVREVKDGTGLDLADESDVIVWYSANGTWSDEQAPKLRAYLDRGGGLVVIHWGVNGRKGPDSLAELIGLVSTDAIKYRHGPLDLTFADAAKSPILAGLPAGLHLVDESYWNLHGDPSRIEILATAPEEGAPRPLMWTRRQGRGRVFVSIPGHYTWTFDDPLFRLILLRAISWTADQPVDRLIDLATEGARME, encoded by the coding sequence ATGACGATCGAAGGATTCCAGGGTCGGGCGCACGGCCCGCGACTATGGCGTCGGTGGGTCGCGTCGGCGCTGGCGGCGTTCGCGCTGGCGGCGGGTTCGGCGTCCGGGGCCGGGGTCGAGCCCTGGGCCGACCCGGGGCTGCCGGTGCGGGACGGCCTGCGGGCCTGGCTCGACGCCGGCAGGCGGCCCGACGGGGTCGCGAGCGCCTCCGATGCCCCCCTGGCGGCCTGGCCCGACGCTTCTGGCGAGGGTCGCTCCTTCGAACAGCCCGAGGCGAAATCTCGTCCCCGACTCGTCGAGGCCGACGGCCGCGCGTTCGTCCGGTTCGACGGCGTCGACGACTTCCTGGAGGCGAAGGGCCTGGATGCCGGGGCGAGCGAGGCCACCGCCTTCCTCGTCGTCGCGCCCACGACGAATTTGGGGATGTTTCGAGGGCTCCTGGCCGGTGCGGAGCGGGGCCGCAACGACTACACCTCGGGCCTGACGATCGACCTCGGCCCCTTCGCCTCGACGCGACTCGACGCGATCAATGTGGAGGGCCGCGGCTTCCAGGGCTTCTTCAACGTCGTCGACGCCCCGCGCGACTTTCGCGAGTTCGTCACGATCATGGTCCGCATCGGGACCGGACCTCCGGGCGCGGAGATCGCCACGACGATCGACGGCCGCCCCCAGCAGCCCCGGCCGCGCCGGATCGAGCCGATGCGGCTCGACCGCCTCACGCTCGGCGCGCGGCTCTACAGCAATGAAGCCAGGCCCCCGTACGTCCAGGGCTTCCTGCACGGCGACCTCGCCGAGGTCCTCCTCTACGACCGCGCGCTCCCCGACGCCGAGGCCGACGCCGTCCGCGACTATCTCGACGCCAAGCATCGCGGCCTGACCGACGTCCTCCGCAAGCTTCCCGAGCCCGACGGCCGCCGCCGGCTGGAGCTGGTCGAGAATCCCCCGCCGTTCCAGATGCTCGTCCCCGGCTTCGAGGTCTTCGAACTCCCCCTTGATCTCAAGAACGTGAACAACGTGCGGCGACGGCCCGACGGCAAGCTGCTCGCCGTCGGCTACGACGGAATGATCCACCTCCTGTCCGACACCGACGGCGACGGACTGGAAGACCGCGCGGAAGTCTTCTGGGACGGTCGGGGCTCGATCGTCTCGCCCCTCGACGCCGCCCTCACGCCCCCCGGATACCCGCTGGGCGCGGGGCTGTTCATCCCCTGCAAAGGGAAGTGCGTCCTGATCGTCGACGGCGACGGCGACGACCGCGCCGACCGGGAGATCGTCGTCGCCGAGGGCTGGCCCGAGCTGGTCCACAGCGTCGACGCGATGGGCGTCGCCCTCGCCCCCGACGGCTCGATCCTCCTCGGGACGGGATGTCAGGACTTCGTCAACGCCTACCAGCTCGACCCCTCCGGCGAGGCCCGGTACGACGTGCGGAGCGAGCGCGGGGCGATCCTCAAGGTCTCCCCCGACTTTAAGAGCCGCGAGATCGTGGCGACGGGCGTCCGCTTCTCGGTGGGCCTGGAGTTCAACGCCGAGGGGGACCTGTTCGCGACCGACCAGGAGGGGGCGACGTGGCTCCCCAACGGCAACCCGTTCGACGAGCTGCTGCACATCCGCGCGGGCCGGCATTACGGCTTCCCCGCGCGGCACGCCAGACACCTGCCCGACGTGATCGACGAGCCCTCGACGTTCGACTACGCGCCCCAGCACCAGTCGACCTGCGGCCTCACGTTCAACGGCATGGGCGACGAACCGAGGTTCGGCCCGAGCTGGTGGGGGGGCGACGCCCTCGTCACCGGCTACTCGCGCGGGAAGCTCTATCGCACGCACCTCGTCAAGGTGCGGGGCGAGTACGTCGCCCGGACCGACCAGATCGCCACGGCCGGCATGCTGCTGATCGACGCGTGCGTCGGGGCCGACGGCTCGCTCGTCGTCGCCGCCCACAGCGGCATGCCCGACTGGGGGAGCGGCCCCGAGGGGAAGGGGAAGCTCTACAAGATCCGCCACGCCGCCCCCGACCTGCCGCAGCCGACGCTCGCCTGGTCGAGCGGCCCGCACGAGGTCCGCATCGCTTTCGACCGGCCGATCGACCCGAAAACGCTTCATGACGTCTCGAAACGAGTCCAGATCGAGTTCGGCCGCGCCGTCGCGCCGGCCGACCGCTTCGAGGCCCTCCGCCCCGGCTACGCCGTCGTCGCCATGCAGCTCGCCGCGCCGCGAGACCTGCTGGCGGTGCGGAGCGTGGGGCTCTCGGCCGACCGCCGGACGCTCCTCCTGACGACCGACGCCCAGTCGTCCCCCCTCCCCCACGCGATCACCCTCCCCGGCCTGGGACGGACCGATCCGGTCGCCGGGACGGGCGCCCTCCCCCAGCGGCCGGAGACCGACCTGGCGTTCGCGCTGGCGGGCGTCGACGCCCGCTGGGAGGCCGACGCGGACGGACGCGCGACGACCCTCTGGCTCCCCCACCTCGACCTGGCCGCCGCGCGCGGGCTGACCCTCGCCAGCGCCGAGCACGACCACTTCTGGGCCGACCTCGAAGCCCCCGGCGTCCTGACGCTCCGCGCGCAGGTCCGGCTCAAGGACCTGCTGAGGCCCGCCGTCCAGCCCGGCTCGACCGTCGACTCCGGCCTGCCCGCCGAGCAGCCGACATTGACCGTCAAGGGCCGCTCCGGCACGCGGGCCGAAGCCCCCGGCGCCCGCGTCGAGACCCGGGACGCCGGCGACGGCCTCGTCGAGATCGCCCTGACCTTCGACGCCGTCTCCGACGATCCGATCCCGATCGTCGTGACCTGCCCGACCGGCCCCGGCGCGACGCTGGAAGTCGCCTACCACACCAACGAGGATTCGCGGCCTCGCCTGCTCTCGCCGGGCCGGATCCTGGTCCCCTGGGCCGGCGCGTCCGAGGACGGCACGCCGGAGCCCTCGCGCGAGGCGACGTTCCCGCCCGAGTTCGCCGGCGGCGACCGTCGCAAGGGCCGCGAAGTCTTCCTCGGCGCGGTCGGCCAGTGCTCCAAGTGCCATACGGTGCGGGGCGAGGGAGGGCGCATCGGCCCCGACCTGTCGAACCTCGTCGAGCGCGACTTCGCGTCCGTCCTCCGCGACGTCTCGCAGCCCAGCGTCGCGATCAATCCCGACTACGTGACCTATCAGGTCGCCCTCGCCGACGGCCGCGCCCTGACCGGCTCGCTCCGCTCCGAGGGGGACCGCCTCCACGTGGGACTGACCACGGGCGAGGAGGTCGTCTTGTCGCGGAACGACGTGGAGGAGCTGAAGCCGACCGGGATCTCGACGATGCCCGAGGGCCTCTCCGCCGCGATCGGCGCCGAGGACCTCAAACACCTGATGGCGTTCCTCCTGCTTCCTCCCCCCGGCCCGGCCCCCATCCACCGCGACGACGCCCTCCCGCCCCGCAGCCGCGCCGAGTGGGACGCCGCGACGAAGGGCCGCAAGGCCCCGGCCGACGCAGCCGCGAAGCCGCTGAGGATCACGCTCGCCGCCGGGCCGAAGGACCACGGGGTCGACGAGCACGACTATCCCCTCTGGCTCGAACGCTGGGCCCCCCTCCTGCGGTCGGCCCCGAACGTCACGGTCCGCGAGGTCAAGGACGGGACCGGCCTCGATCTCGCCGACGAGTCCGACGTGATCGTCTGGTACTCCGCGAACGGGACGTGGTCCGACGAGCAGGCCCCGAAGCTCCGGGCCTACCTCGACCGGGGCGGCGGACTGGTGGTGATCCACTGGGGCGTCAACGGCCGCAAGGGCCCGGACTCGCTCGCCGAACTGATCGGCCTGGTCTCGACCGACGCGATCAAATACCGCCACGGCCCTCTCGATCTGACCTTCGCCGACGCGGCGAAGTCGCCGATCCTCGCGGGCCTCCCCGCCGGCCTCCACCTCGTCGACGAGAGCTACTGGAACCTCCACGGCGACCCCAGCCGCATCGAGATCCTCGCCACGGCCCCGGAGGAAGGCGCCCCGCGCCCCCTGATGTGGACCCGCCGCCAGGGCCGAGGCCGCGTCTTCGTCTCCATCCCCGGCCACTACACCTGGACCTTCGACGACCCCCTGTTCCGCCTCATCCTCCTCCGCGCCATCTCCTGGACCGCCGACCAGCCCGTCGACCGCCTGATCGACCTGGCGACCGAAGGGGCGCGCATGGAGTAA
- a CDS encoding ester cyclase, which translates to MSDRNRTLSRRWFEEVWNERRTEAIEELMSVDVLGHSESGEISGLDAFQRFREQFLTAFPDLKFVVEDLIGVGDDVVVRWSASGTHAGDALGIEPCHRHVSVRGMTWHRFKDGLLVEAWDNWNQGALLQHLSELPDVDRDRRIKRRIELAERIREVREEVFGPTGGPEVARLLGLPARTWYSYETGVTIPAEVLLDFIKESGVSPNWLRSGEGPRYPRDAKAPGAKPEESTP; encoded by the coding sequence ATGAGCGACCGGAATCGGACCCTGTCGCGGCGATGGTTCGAGGAGGTTTGGAACGAGCGCCGGACGGAGGCCATCGAGGAATTGATGAGCGTCGACGTCCTGGGCCACTCGGAGTCCGGCGAGATCTCCGGCCTGGACGCCTTCCAGCGGTTCCGCGAGCAATTCCTGACGGCCTTCCCCGACCTCAAGTTCGTGGTCGAGGACTTGATCGGCGTCGGCGACGACGTGGTCGTACGCTGGAGCGCCTCGGGGACCCACGCCGGCGACGCCCTGGGCATCGAGCCCTGCCACCGCCACGTCTCCGTTCGCGGGATGACCTGGCACCGCTTCAAGGACGGCCTGCTGGTCGAGGCCTGGGACAACTGGAACCAGGGCGCCCTGCTGCAACACCTCAGCGAACTCCCGGACGTGGACCGCGATCGGCGGATCAAGCGCCGGATCGAACTGGCCGAGCGGATCCGGGAGGTCCGCGAAGAGGTCTTCGGCCCGACGGGCGGCCCGGAGGTGGCCCGCCTCCTGGGGCTCCCCGCGCGCACCTGGTACAGCTACGAGACCGGCGTCACGATCCCCGCGGAAGTCCTGCTCGACTTCATCAAGGAATCCGGCGTCTCCCCGAACTGGCTCCGCTCGGGCGAGGGCCCCCGGTATCCTCGCGACGCGAAGGCTCCGGGTGCGAAGCCTGAGGAATCGACCCCGTGA